From Scomber japonicus isolate fScoJap1 chromosome 22, fScoJap1.pri, whole genome shotgun sequence, one genomic window encodes:
- the LOC128383594 gene encoding low affinity immunoglobulin gamma Fc region receptor II-b-like: protein MEITTLCTVIASIRVLPNRSQLFHYESLSLSCGEPGKSSQWRVIRNTSTLSNVECPIPRNKINESNCFIDDVYPLDTGVYWCESGAGRCSDAINITVTDGPVVLESPALPVMDGDDVTLNCTDMNSSSNLIADFYKDGLLVATSSTGNMTIHSVSESDEGFYSCNISGVGQSLDSWLAVKGEVLLLDDDSKGLMGNYCQ, encoded by the exons ATGGAGATCACAACACTGTGTACAGTCATTG CCTCCATCAGAGTCCTTCCCAACAGATCCCAGTTATTTCACTACGAGTCGCTCTCTCTGAGCTGTGGGGAGCCAGGAAAGTCTTCTCAGTGGAGAGTTATAAGGAACACATCTACACTCTCAAATGTAGAGTGTCCCATACccaggaataaaataaatgaatctaaCTGCTTCATTGATGATGTTTACCCACTAGACACTGGAGTGTACTGGTGTGAGTCTGGAGCAGGAAGGTGCAGCGATGCCATCAACATCACTGTGACTG ACGGTCCTGTGGTCCTGGAGAGTCCTGCCCTTCCTGTGATGGATGGAGACGACGTGACTCTGAACTGCACAGATATGAATTCCTCTTCCAACCTCATTGCTGATTTCTACAAAGATGGCCTCCTCGTGGCGACCAGCTCTACAGGAAACATGACCATCCACAGTGTTTCTGAATCTGATGAAGGATTCTACAGCTGTAACATCTCTGGAGTCGGACAATCACTAGACAGCTGGCTGGCTGTTAAAGGTGAGGTCTTGCTTCTTGATGATGACTCAAAAGGCTTGATGGGGAACTATTGTCAGTAA